One Orcinus orca chromosome 7, mOrcOrc1.1, whole genome shotgun sequence genomic window carries:
- the KLHL41 gene encoding kelch-like protein 41, with product MDSQRELAEELRLYQSTLLQDGLKDLLDEKKFIDCTLKAGDKSLPCHRLILSACSPYFREYFLSEIDEAKKKEVVLDNVDPAVLDLIIKYLYSASIDLNDGNVQDIFALASRFQIPSMFTVCVSYLQKRLAPGNCLAILRLGLLLDCPRLAISAREFVSDRFLQICKEEDFMQLSPQELISVISNDSLNVEKEEAVFEAVMKWVRTDKENRVKNLSEVFDCIRFRLMTEKYFKDHVEKDDIIKSNPELQKKIKVLKDAFAGKLPEPSKNTEKAGASEVNGDVGDEDLLPGYLNDIPRHGMFVKDLILLVNDTAAVAYDPTENECYLTALAEQIPRNHSSIVTQQNQVYVVGGLYVDEENKDQPLQSYFFQLDNVASEWVGLPPLPSARCLFGLGEVDDKIYVVAGKDLQTEASLDSVLCYDPVAAKWNEVKKLPIKVYGHSVISHKGMIYCLGGKTDDKKCTNRMFTYNPKRGDWKDLAPMKTPRSMFGVAVHKGKIVIAGGVTEDGLSASVEAFDLTTNKWEVMTEFPQERSSIGLVSLAGSLYAIGGFAMIQLESKEFAPTEVNDIWKYEDDKKEWAGMLKEIRYASGASCLATRLNLFKLSKL from the exons ATGGATTCCCAGCGGGAACTTGCAGAGGAACTGCGGCTTTACCAATCCACCCTTCTTCAGGATGGTCTAAAAGATCTCCTGGATGAGAAAAAATTCATCGATTGCACACTAAAAGCAGGTGACAAAAGTCTTCCTTGCCACAGATTGATTTTGTCAGCTTGTAGTCCTTACTTCCGTGAGTATTTTTTATCTGAAATTGatgaggcaaaaaaaaaggaggtagtACTAGATAATGTGGATCCCGCTGTACTGGATTTAATCATTAAGTACCTGTACTCTGCCAGTATTGATCTCAACGACGGAAATGTGCAAGATATTTTTGCATTGGCCAGCCGCTTTCAGATCCCCTCCATGTTCACTGTCTGCGTTTCTTATCTTCAGAAAAGACTTGCTCCTGGTAACTGTCTAGCTATCCTAAGATTAGGACTTCTTCTTGACTGCCCGAGACTCGCCATCTCTGCCCGTGAATTTGTGTCTGATCGCTTTCTACAGATTTGTAAGGAAGAGGACTTCATGCAACTGTCTCCACAGGAGCTGATCTCAGTCATTTCCAATGACAGCCTAAATGTAGAAAAGGAAGAAGCTGTATTTGAGGCAGTGATGAAATGGGTGcgaacagacaaagaaaacagggTTAAAAACCTTAGCGAAGTGTTTGATTGTATCCGTTTTCGCCTtatgacagaaaaatattttaaagatcacGTTGAGAAAGATGATATAATTAAAAGCAACCCAGAActccagaaaaaaatcaaagttctcAAAGATGCCTTTGCAGGCAAACTCCCAGAACCTAGCAAAAACACAGAGAAGGCTGGGGCTAGTGAGGTGAATGGTGACGTTGGTGATGAAGATTTACTTCCTGGTTACCTGAATGATATTCCCAGGCATGGAATGTTTGTCAAAGACCTCATCCTCTTGGTTAATGACACAGCTGCAGTAGCTTATGATCCCACGGAAAATGAATGCTACCTTACTGCACTGGCTGAGCAGATCCCCAGAAATCATTCCAGCATTGTTACCCAGCAAAATCAAGTGTACGTGGTAGGAGGCCTCTATGtggatgaagaaaataaagatcaacCTCTACAGTCGTACTTCTTCCAG CTTGATAATGTAGCATCTGAGTGGGTTGGACTTCCACCTCTGCCTTCAGCCAGGTGTCTCTTCGGTCTGGGAGAAGTAGATGACAAAATCTATGTAGTTGCAGGCAAAGACCTTCAAACAGAGGCTTCGCTGGATTCAGTATTGTGCTATGATCCTGT GGCGGCCAAATGGAATGAAGTTAAAAAACTTCCTATCAAAGTCTATGGCCATAGTGTGATTTCACATAAGGGGATGATATATTGTCTCGGAGGAAAGACTGATGACAA AAAGTGTACAAACAGGATGTTTACCTACAACCCCAAAAGAGGAGACTGGAAAGATCTGGCTCCAATGAAAACCCCTCGTTCCATGTTTGGAGTGGCAGTCCATAAAGGGAAAATTGTGATTGCTGGAGGCGTCACTGAAGATGGTCTTTCAGCTTCAGTTGAAGCTTTTGACCTCACCACCAATAA GTGGGAAGTAATGACTGAATTTCCCCAAGAAAGAAGTTCCATCGGTTTGGTCAGCCTGGCTGGATCCCTGTATGCCATTGGTGGTTTTGCCATGATTCAGCTGGAGTCTAAAGAATTTGCACCCACTGAAGTCAATGACATATGGAA GTATGAAGATGATAAAAAAGAATGGGCTGGAATGTTGAAAGAAATACGTTATGCTTCAGGAGCTAGTTGTCTAGCAACACGGTTAAATCTCTTCAAACTGTCTAAGCTATAA